CGTGTGGGGAGGACCTTGTGGCGCGACCCGGATTGTGTGGCGGATCCCTCAGTCGCTGCCCGCTTCGGTGTGGCGGCAGGTTCCTTGTGGCCGCTCCATCGGGATGACATCGCGCGCTACGGCAGGCGCGGCCCGCGTGCGGTTGAAGCCTCCCAGTGTTTGGGGGGCTTTCTGCTTCCATGCGGCGGCTTCACCCGCTCCCGGGGGGGTGCTCCGATCGCGGCCTATCCTGTAGCCGCGCGCAAATCCAGCAGCAGCGTTGGATTGTTCGCGGGCCGCTGTTAGGTTGCGTCGCCCGTTGACCGAGGCCGTCCAGAAGAAACGAAGCATGGCGCACTACCAGGTTCTTCCACCCCCGCCGCCCTCGCCCTTCCAGCGCATCCTGTCGCCGTTCTCGCGGTTCGCGGCGACGGAATCGGCGGGCGGCATCGTGCTGATCGCCTGCGCGCTAATCGCCATGGCGTGGGCCAACTCGCCCTGGGCCGAAAGCTACCACCACCTGTGGAAGACGGAGCTGTCGGTGCGCTGGGGAAACCAGGCACTGACCTACTCGCTTCACCACTGGATCAACGACGGTCTGATGGCCGTGTTCTTCTTCCTGGTGGGGCTGGAGATCAAGCGCGAGTTCCTGGTGGGCGAGCTGGCGTCGGCGCGGCGGGCGGCGCTGCCCATTGCCGCGGCGCTGGGCGGCATGGTGGTGCCCGCGCTCATCTACACCGCCGTCAACCTCGGCGGCGTGGGGCAGCGCGGATGGGGCATCCCCATGGCTACGGACATCGCCTTCGCCCTGGGCGTGCTGGCGCTGCTGGGGCCGCGCACGCCGCTGGCGCTCAAGGTGTTCCTGGCCGCGCTGGCCATCGTAGACGACCTGGGCGCCGTGCTGGTAATCGCCCTGTTCTACACCGCCGACATCGCCTGGGGAGCGCTGGGGGTGGGCGCGTTGATCCTGGGCGCCCTGGCGCTGGCCAACCGGATGGGGGTGCGCAGCCCGCTGATGTACGTGGGGCTGGGGCTGGGGCTGTGGGTGGCCTTCCTGCTCAGCGGCGTGCATGCCACGGTGGCCGGGGTGCTGCTGGCGATGACCATTCCCGCGCGCACCCGCATCGACACCAGCGAGTTCCTGGACGGCGGGCGCCGGCTGCTGGACCACTTCGACGTGGCGGGCGAGGAAGGCCCCAGCGTGCTGACCAACAAGGGGCAGCAGGCGGCCATCCAGGAGATGGAGAACCTGTGCGAGGGTGCGCAGGCGCCGCTGCAGCGCATCGAGCACGAGCTTCACTACTGGGTGGCGTTCGGCATCATCCCCCTGTTCGCCCTGTCGAACGCGGGCGTGCACCTGGGCGGCAACCTGGCCTCGGCGTTCGCGCATCCCGTGACGCTGGGCGTTACCCTGGGGCTGGTGATCGGCAAGCCCATCGGGATTACGCTGTTCGCCTGGCTGGCGGTAAAGTCGCGGATGGCGGTGCTGCCCGACGGCATCGGCTGGCGGGCCATCGGGGGCGTCGCCA
This portion of the Longimicrobium sp. genome encodes:
- the nhaA gene encoding Na+/H+ antiporter NhaA translates to MAHYQVLPPPPPSPFQRILSPFSRFAATESAGGIVLIACALIAMAWANSPWAESYHHLWKTELSVRWGNQALTYSLHHWINDGLMAVFFFLVGLEIKREFLVGELASARRAALPIAAALGGMVVPALIYTAVNLGGVGQRGWGIPMATDIAFALGVLALLGPRTPLALKVFLAALAIVDDLGAVLVIALFYTADIAWGALGVGALILGALALANRMGVRSPLMYVGLGLGLWVAFLLSGVHATVAGVLLAMTIPARTRIDTSEFLDGGRRLLDHFDVAGEEGPSVLTNKGQQAAIQEMENLCEGAQAPLQRIEHELHYWVAFGIIPLFALSNAGVHLGGNLASAFAHPVTLGVTLGLVIGKPIGITLFAWLAVKSRMAVLPDGIGWRAIGGVAMLGGIGFTMSLFISALAFPDHPELDERAKIGIFAASVVAGLLGWLALRNLKHGPGAVVEG